GCGCTGGAGGGCGGCCATGATCAGCGCCTCGCTGGGCGGGTCGATCCCGGCCAGGGGCTCATCCAGCAGCAGAATGGGCGCTCGCTGGGCCAGGGCGCGGGCCAGCATCACGCGTTTCTTTTGCCCACCCGACAGTGCGCCGATGGGCCGAGCGGACAGCTCGGTCATGTCGACGGCCTCCAGGGCCTCCTCGACGGCCAGCCGATGCTCGGGATTGGCCCAGTGCCTGGGCAGCAGGCGCCGCCATAGCGGGTCTTGACGCATCAGCCCGAAGCGGCCGGTCATCACGGTGTCGCGCACCGAGATGGGAAAGTCCCACTCCATGCGCTCCTGCTGGGCCATGTAGGCAATGCAGCCGGCCTGGCGCTGGGCCAGCGAGGGTTGGCCCAGGATCCTGAGCTCGCCGCGCAAGGGCGAGAGGCTGCCTACTACCACGCTTAGCAGGCTGGACTTGCCCCCGCCGTTGGGCCCCACGATGGCGGTCCACTGGCCCCGGGGCAGCCACAGCGATATATTCTCGAGCACCGGCTCCTGGCCGTAGGCGGCGTAGAGCCCCTTGATCTCGAGGGCAGGGATGCCATCAGTGGCCGGACTCACCATTGGACTCTCCCAGCGTTTCGGTAAGCAGGCGGGCGTTGTGGCGCAGCATGCTGGCATAGTCGGGCGCCTCGCCGTCCGGCTCGCTGAGCGAGTCGACGAACAAGGGGCCGGCGATGTCGACCTCGGTCTCGCCGGCCACACTGCGTACATGGCGATCGGATATGGTGCTCTCCCAGAAGATGGCCGCAGGGCGACGTTCCTCGATGAGGTCCA
The Halomonas alkalicola DNA segment above includes these coding regions:
- a CDS encoding metal ABC transporter ATP-binding protein, with translation MVSPATDGIPALEIKGLYAAYGQEPVLENISLWLPRGQWTAIVGPNGGGKSSLLSVVVGSLSPLRGELRILGQPSLAQRQAGCIAYMAQQERMEWDFPISVRDTVMTGRFGLMRQDPLWRRLLPRHWANPEHRLAVEEALEAVDMTELSARPIGALSGGQKKRVMLARALAQRAPILLLDEPLAGIDPPSEALIMAALQRQRRAGTTIIMVTHDLAGARRHADQVLLINRTVVGMGAPEEMLKDSMLARLAVGATRMPAGEAPVAA